The following nucleotide sequence is from Pochonia chlamydosporia 170 chromosome 4, whole genome shotgun sequence.
TATCAGTGAGACCTAGCAACAAAGGCCCCGTCCGACGAGCCGTGTCTGAGTCGCGACAACTTTCCCAGGCGGCATAACAATTTTGCTGGTCATCACCAGTTTTATTTAACGCCAGTCCGGGGTCCGGGACCCAGAGTCAAATTCAACTAGCGACGCAAGGGGCGGCGTTTGGGTGGAAAGACCTCGACACAATGGCCATGCATGTCTCACGAGATGTCTTACCAGACTAGGTCATCATTCATCCAAGACCCTGAATTGCCTCGGGGTACAGAGTAGTATCCAGCTGGGGCTGGAGCATTCTCACTGCTCAGTCATCgcttgctggccaagacaaCTTAGAACTTGTGCTGTCAGGACGAGGCAGGCAAGATACCTCATTTTTGCACCAACAAGCTGCTCAATTTGATGCGTTGAAGCCATGTTGCCAAATAGTAGTCGCCATATGTTAATTGGTAGTAATGCAACGCCGGCGAGAACCTGACAAAATGGCGCCGGCCAACTAATACGCACAGTAACACCCGTAGATGCCGTCATTGAAGGACGTCGTCTGATACCATTGCCAGCTAAACACTTAAGCTTGGTGCATGGTACTGGTCACTCCGAACGGCCCTGGCATGACGCCGGTACAGAGAAGTGTTCGCCTTGAACTTGGCTCAAACTCGGAATAAACATCAAGACTCAGTCCCATATAACTCCACAGGACATATCATCCAGGAAATAACACTTGCCAGGCAGAACAAAAGAACTTGCTGACTGGTGCCAAGCAAATTTGATTTGACGGATGTTGATGCAAAATTAACTGTGGATCCAGGGTCACAGCTTTTTCAAGGCCATGGTCAGGGCCGAACGTCAgactggacatctggaggctCCCAAGTTCAATGCTCGGGAGGCAGGTGCGAGggaatactccgtacgcGAGTAGCGGCCCAGAGAAATGTCTGGCAGAACAACGAATCTGGTACTGAAGTACCTGGattcaacatttgaaggtctggtctggtaccaccGCTTCTCAATGCGGGAAGAGGCACCAACGTTTTGCTGCTTTAGCACCGTCTTCAGGCACTGAGTACTTGAGTACCGAGCACCGACGTTTCCGGCCCACCACACCCACTAAATTCGGCCTGGTGCGAGGCAAGCGGCACGGTGACTGGTCATTTCAAATTCTTTCTGTAGATTCCCATTGTGATTGGAGAGGTCTGGCAGGTCTGGCAGGTCTGGCAGGTCTGGCAAGTGTCGTAGTTCCCGGTCGCCCCTTGACTGACGAACTGGCGGCTGGCCCGGAAGCCAATTGAGTGAATGGATGAtcaagtggtctggtgaagAGTTCCGGCTTCCCGCCCCTGGCGTATCATTCCATGCCCTCCATTTACCAGTTTTTCGCCGATTTTGATTTTTGACATTAATCGCCGCCCGGCCAGGCGAGGTCCCACATCGAGCGAACCGATCAAATGGAATATGCTTTTTGATTCTTCTTTTCGCCTTCAGGCTCGCTGGTCAATCGCTAGTCACCTCGGTTCTGCCTTCATCCAGGCCTGTAGTTAGTTACATGTATGCATGCTGCATGCTCGGTGCATACGAGCTAGACTGCATTGCATTTTTTGATAGTCCGGGCTGTCGTCATATCCACGcgtatcaattgatgtctggtctggtgtgtgcAAGCACTGggagtctggtcaagtctgacGCTGCCGGCCTGGACTACGTAGCACCCACCAATTGAGCCTGCGTATCCGCCCAGCCTGGcctccaccagaccagactgggccACTTCAGATTTGTGCTCCCACcagacggaccagacattgaacatccCGTCCATGTCGCTTTGAGACCGCCCGCGACCGCCTATCCGCTACAACGCGTGCTCACGGAACATTcatccttcaacttcaactaTCACATCTACCCATCGACGTCGCTGCACACACATGGTGAGTACTACCGCCGCATTTACTTCctctcatcttcattttcCCTTCCTTCCGGCAGGGGCTCCATGTTGTTGGCGTGGACAATCCCGTCACTTCTCATTTTCTCTTCACCTCGTTCCCTCCCCCCTATCTCCTGAATTCCAGTATCCTCAGCTTCAGCACCTGTACTTTCAGCACGCCACCAGATTGCGTCGCCCAAGATCAGTGAACACATCACCAATTGTATTTGGGAGGCAATTGCATGACTGTTTTTACCCACTGCTTGCTCTTGATCGCGCATTTGTGGTGTATCGTTGCGCTGTGCATGCACAGGAAGCTGCAAGCTGCGTTTCTCACGCAATTGCTGCATCACCGCTTTCGGTCGGGAGAGGCAACCAACACTTCTCTGATACATTTTTCATCTCCTCTCACCAGCCACTGACTTTCTCCTTCCTCAGCAAAAATTTGGTACCTGGTGATTAatccatcaccgccaaatACTCTTCCGGCACACCCGTCTCGGTCGGCATTCCTGTTGACGCACCTGCTTggctccaacattgaaggcgttgatgaCAAGGAGACATGCCCCGCAAACTGGCAAACCCTTTTTCGAACTCTTCCGCCATGTCATCATCCGAAAAGACGGGCGAAAGACGTCCCTCCACCTCGAAAGGAAACCGCATCAGCCAATTCTTTTCCTCGAgccccaagtccaaggacCATACCTCGGCCCAGCAGGCGCTGCTCgccatgcagcagcaacagcagcagcaaccgGCTGTGGTCCAACAACAGCAGATTCAGGCCAACGGCTTGCCAGCCGGCATctcgcctccatcaacttctctccCTATAATCTCCTTGTCTACCGCTGTCGCGGGCGACCACAACAGCTCTGAGCCACCAACCACGACGCTGTTCCGACCCAAGTCTGCTGAGGAaatggagagaaagagacGAGCCGATTCTCAGTTTGGTCCCCTCTGCCATTCAAGCCATCTCTATGTCAGCAAGTCGCATGGTGTGCCTCTGGAACCGCCGATCGAAGACGAGCCTCCATATTACTTCCTTCTCACGACCTACATTAGCTATCTACTTCTTATCCTCGTGGGTCATATTTGCGACTTCTTCGGCAAGAGGTTCGGAGACAAGAAACATTACGACTCTCTGAAAGTACAGAATGGCTATGCTCCTCTGAATGATGACTTCGACAGCTTTTACACCAGACGATTGAAGATGAGACTGGACGATTGCTTTGCCCGGCCAACCATCGGTGTCCCTGGACGATACATTACCCTGATGGACCGCAAGTCCAGCGACAACAATCGGTCCTATCAGTACACTGGTACCTATACCGAGACTCTGAACATGAGCTCTTACAATTACTTGGGATTTGCCCAATCCGAAGGGCCCTGTGCCGATGCTGTCGAGGAGTGTGTAAAGCGATATGGCGTTACCACTAGCAGCCCCCGTGGCGATGCTGGCACCACTGATTTGGCACTCGAGGTTGAACGGGAGGTTGCTTCATTTGTTGGCAAACCCGATGCGATGGTTTTCTCCATGGGTTACGTAACCAATGCCAGCTCGTTCCCAGCCCTCGCCTCCAAGGGttgcctcatcatctctgACGAATTGAATCACGCTTCGATTCGTATCGGAGCCCGTCTTTCCGGTGCTGTCATTCAATCCTTCAAACACAATGACATGAATGACTTGGAAAGAGTTCTGCGAGAAAATATCTCCCAGGGTCAGCCTCGTACTCACCGCCCGTGGAAAAAGAttctggttgttgttgaaggctTGTACTCCATGGAAGGCACCATGTGTGATCTGCCAGGCATCCTGTCCCTCAAGAAGAAGTACAAGTTTTATctttttgttgatgaggccCACTCTATTGGTGCTTTGGGACCTCGTGGCCGTGGCGTTTGTGACTACTTTGGCATTGATCCTTCAGAAGTCGATATTCTGATGGGCACGCTGACCAAATCTTTTGGTGCCAATGGCGGCTATATTGCCGCTGAGAAGCACATTATCGACAAATTGAGAAGCACGAATGCATCCACCCAGTATGGAGAGTCCCCTGCTCCATGTGTCCTGATGCAGATTCTGGCGTCTTTGAAGCTCATCACGGGTGAACTGTGCCCTGGACAAGGCGAAGAACGTTTGCAGCGCATTGCCTTTAACTCCCGTTACCTTCGACTTGGTCTCAAGCGTCTTGGCTATATTGTTTATGGACATGATGATTCGCCTATTATCCCAATCATGCTTTACAACCCTGGAAAGATGCCAGCTTTCAGCCGCGAAATGCTAAAACGCAAGATTTCCGTGGTTGTGGTCGGATACCCTGCTACACCCCTAATCAGCTCCCGTGCTCGATTCTGTGTCTCCGCAGCCCACAACAAGGACGACTTGGACAGACTTTTGGCTGCCTGCGACGAAGTAGCAGATGTGATTCAACTGAAGTTCTCTActggtgttgctggaggCCTTGAACCTCTCCCTGCGGGCGTCGACGTCACCCCTGACGAAGAGAAGGAATGGAGACGGGTCAACGGCATCCCCCTCAATCCTCCTCGCTGGACAGTGGAAGACATCACGCGTTGCGGTGTCCGCGACGCCAAGCGCCCCTTGAGGTAAACAAGAGCAAGCGTtttttggagatgaggaaATCAACAAGCAACATAATTCGAATGATTGAGCCAACATGTACGGGGCGTTGTTTCTACAAGTTTTGCAAGGGTCCGGTCGCACTGGTTTCGGtgttttgtcttttgtgtTATCTTTTTTGACACTtttttcaatgtttgcatCTGGCATAGACCTCCGGCAACTCGTAAAGCGGTCTGCAGACTGTTGGAGTATGCTGTCTTTTGCTGTTCTTTTCTACATTGGCGCCCTCCCCTAACCTTCACAAGCGCCGGCTGATTTGTGGGCGCTCCTGTAAAGCCTACTTGCAGCATTATCACATGTATATCCTTTATTGCACCTATGGCGAATTGGCTTGTAAATGTCATTGACAGGGTGGTGGTATTAATATTGTTTCTTCTGGGGAAGCCCATAAGTTGGTGGAACGACGGAAGTACGAGTGTCTGGGTAtggagaacaagaagaaatgaGAACAAAGTAGATGAATCCTGAGGACATGGATTGTATATAGAGATACTGGTTTATGACCTAAACAGAAAGGCGTAGTTGGGAATTGCGGTAGCCATGCCGGCGACCAACACACCAAAGAGACCTAATGAAGCTGCTATTCAGGAAACCACGAAAATGAACTGAACACTGTTGTGCAAAATTGAACTGCTTTGTTACCATGGTGAGCCTGAGTGTGTCGACAGCCCTTTGACTGAACAGGCCTGAGCACGGCATTGTAGGAGTTGCCGATTgagccattcaatgttcataGTCTGTTCACAGTCTGTTCACAAGCTACGAAGAGGTTTGATGGACTAAACGGCTTAACCGCTTGGGGACCTCAAAGTCTGGCAAGACGCGTGCGTCTCTGAGGATGGAGGTCTGGTGTCACGATACGCATGATGCATTGAAACATGAGGCATGATGTTTAAGTCCCTGCAGCTAAACGCTTGCCTTCCCTGCCGCAACTGTAGAACAACATGGTAATCGAAACAACTACTCGACTGGGTAGGCATCGCTTGGCAGGATGATGAAATCATCGTGGTCGGGTTACGTCTAGCTCTTGTGTTTGGCCTGGTACGGGTAAGGCGAAGTGGCTTAATCTGAGACGTCGACTTGGATGATTGTCAAACAAAGCCTAACCAAGAACAGGTTTCTTGCCAACTACAGGCAGAGCCGGCATCTGGCGCTAAAGGAAGAGGTGGGTGAATAAACGGCCCAGATAATGGAActtgatgtcgaggaggtTCTGCAGTGTTTTAGACTGTTTCCAGAGGATTGAAGACTTGAGACGCTCCCATGGTCTGATGGTCAGGATACGAGAGAGGCGTTCGATAATAGAGCCTCAATGAATGACGACACTGACGCAGATGTATGCAGTTGAGGGTTGCGAAATAGGATAGTGACCGACAGGAGGGGATTATTTTTAGACACATAGATAGTACAAGATGCATACGCTGTGACGTGCGGTGTGCGATATGGTAAAGAGAGGCTGAGCATTATATTGGAAGTTGATGTGACTGGAGTTGAGTTGCATTCTCATGGCCCTGTTTACCAGCCAACTCGTTTCGACCAGGGACTTGGGAGATGGAAACGAACGCCCGGAAAATAAAGTCGACTGAATCTCGCGCCGCTGGATGAACAATGAGCGCCGGCAGGGAAGCTGGGCGAGCATGGCGCCAGAGAGAACCTGAAACGCAGACACGGAGACTGGCGGATTTTTTTGAGGATCCAAAAAACGACGAGCAAGTGAGTGTAAGCGGATGGCTGTTTCATGCGACGATTGATGTgaggaaaaagaaggttCCACTTTTGTCTACGGATCAGCTGGGATGGGTGAATCAGTAGAATAAACAAGGGCAGAAACAATGTTCAGTTGTGAGGGATTCAAATGGGGAAGCTTGATAACAGGGCGTATCCGTGAGGGCTGAAGTTTGGCAAGGAGCAGCATTGTGAGAAACGGTGGCGGTGTTTTGAAAAACATTGTGGCATTTCGATGCTGGGCTTTTCTTTTTGACGAATCAGCTGCGTGCACGTCTGAAACTTGGGACCTGATCTCACAGTAAAGTCATTGATCCGCATCTAACGGCGAGGTATGCGAGATGGTGAACATGACGCCTGGAACCATGCCAATTGGATCGGCAAACTATGAGTCCAACGGGGGAAGATCATGACCAGGCCTTGAAGCATTGAGGACGTGGAGCAGCGTCAGGGTAGTTGTCCCAAGATGTACACGAGCCTTGATCCTTGACCCTTACGGACTGTGGAGGTGAGGGTGAAAGTTCGGATTATGTAGCCAAACATGATGGCGGAAGAGAGCATGGACTGAAAGTTCCAGAGCGGCATTGACGACGGACTGGCCAGGTGGGCTTGTGGTTCAGGTGAACTGAGGGACCTGAGATGGGAATTGGTTTCAAGATGGCACGATGTAGACGGGACGAAGAGGCGTGGTGATATTTTGTGGGTGCAAATTGATGCTGAATCGTGGAAATGTCCAGTCAGCGTCTTCATTTTGTATGAGTTGTTTAGTCAAGAAAGTAGGTAGTCTGGCTGTTATCAAGACAAGTTCTGATATTGCAGCACGCCGTGCTAGAGTTCTGCATCACAATCCATCTCCAGAAATACCGAAACTAGTCGAAACCATCTTGTCTGAGTTTCTATGCTACATGGATTACATGGATCACACTCACATCCCTGCCCTTGAGCTCCCCCATGTCAGGGCATCATCGTGCAATTCTCTGGCTCAAACCAACGTCGACGCATTACTGGACCGCAGGCAGACAACAATACGAAAGGCTAAGAAGGGAAGTTTATGCGCCGATAGGACAATCCGAAACGTGAATAGAGATGCGCTCTTTTGGTATTGAAAGACGTTTGTGAGATGGTTTTGCGAGAGTAGTGTTCAACTTGACGAGCCTTTGATCGCAGCACACAATGACATCAATGTAAGAAACCGAATGGACAACTCCTGAACATATTCTTCGACATACTGTACCTTGAGGAGTAGTCGTGAGGGTAAATAGTGTACGGTGGTGCAACGCAATATTGAATGCTAGCCGAGGTGGAGGCAGGGAGATATAATCCGGGGAAAACAAGCACTACCTTGTGCACAGACGGACATGAGATCCGAGAGAGGGCAGTCAGGAGTGGCACATGTATTAACTTCAGTTAAGGCAAGGTTATCGCGCCACTATTTGACTCGTCATAACGGAAGTCGAGCCGATGGTGAATGGGATGCGTACTGACCATTCCAATGTGGTTTGTCGAGGCGCTAGATCTCTAAATGAAAGTTCGATATTGAGTATTCCAGTCGACGGGAATGGGAAATATTAGGCATAGTAACTTGATAATGGGTAGAATTCAGAGTTTTGTGTTGTGTGACTCGAGATCGATATATCGGGAACATGCTCCGGGCCCGGTGTGCGGTTGACCAACATCTCGTTTCGAAATAGATTTTCTTAGCATTGCGAGAGCAGAAACAAACAAGGGAAAGACTCGTGCCCTTATTCATAATTCGTATGTTGTCACAGGGAACATTATTCAATATACCACAAAGTAAGCATGGACCAACATATGATTGCACTGAACAAGAGCTTGCTCATTGACATTGGGATTCCTTTTGTGTCCTGAATCGTTACACACGGCTCTCACTGCATAAATACATGCTTGGAGACTGTTTTCACAGGTCGGTAATGCTTACGCCTGAACAGTTGCGTGCTGGTGGTCGATGCTGAGCGGTTCCTTTGATGTGCCAAGAGGATTCATGGCGCCTGGCCAAGCACCACGTCGAGAGCATAGCTGGGTCGATGGATCTCATCGGTCTTGCAGTA
It contains:
- a CDS encoding serine palmitoyltransferase 2 (similar to Aspergillus terreus NIH2624 XP_001212205.1), encoding MSSSEKTGERRPSTSKGNRISQFFSSSPKSKDHTSAQQALLAMQQQQQQQPAVVQQQQIQANGLPAGISPPSTSLPIISLSTAVAGDHNSSEPPTTTLFRPKSAEEMERKRRADSQFGPLCHSSHLYVSKSHGVPLEPPIEDEPPYYFLLTTYISYLLLILVGHICDFFGKRFGDKKHYDSLKVQNGYAPLNDDFDSFYTRRLKMRLDDCFARPTIGVPGRYITLMDRKSSDNNRSYQYTGTYTETLNMSSYNYLGFAQSEGPCADAVEECVKRYGVTTSSPRGDAGTTDLALEVEREVASFVGKPDAMVFSMGYVTNASSFPALASKGCLIISDELNHASIRIGARLSGAVIQSFKHNDMNDLERVLRENISQGQPRTHRPWKKILVVVEGLYSMEGTMCDLPGILSLKKKYKFYLFVDEAHSIGALGPRGRGVCDYFGIDPSEVDILMGTLTKSFGANGGYIAAEKHIIDKLRSTNASTQYGESPAPCVLMQILASLKLITGELCPGQGEERLQRIAFNSRYLRLGLKRLGYIVYGHDDSPIIPIMLYNPGKMPAFSREMLKRKISVVVVGYPATPLISSRARFCVSAAHNKDDLDRLLAACDEVADVIQLKFSTGVAGGLEPLPAGVDVTPDEEKEWRRVNGIPLNPPRWTVEDITRCGVRDAKRPLR